The Panicum hallii strain FIL2 chromosome 9, PHallii_v3.1, whole genome shotgun sequence genome has a window encoding:
- the LOC112874487 gene encoding probable ethylene response sensor 1 isoform X1, translated as MDGCDCIEPLWPTDDLLVKYQYISDFFIALAYFSIPLELIYFVKKSSFFPYRWVLIQFGAFIVLCGATHLINLWTFTTHTKTVAIVMTIAKVSTAVVSCATALMLVHIIPDLLSVKTRELFLKNKAEELDREMGLIRTQEETGRHVRMLTHEIRSTLDRHTILKTTLVELGRTLGLEECALWMPSRSGSSLQLSHTLRHQITVGSSVPINLPVVNQVFSSNRAIIIPHTSPLARIRPLAGRYVPPEVAAVRVPLLHLSNFQINDWPELSAKSFAIMVLMLPSDSARKWHVHELELVEVVADQVAVALSHAAILEESMRARDLLMEQNVALDLARREAEMAIRARNDFLAVMNHEMRTPMNAIIALSSLLLETELTPEQRLMVETVLKSSNLLATLINDVLDLSKLEDGSLELEIKAFNLHAVFKEVMSFIKPIASIKRLSVSVMLAPDLPLSAIGDEKRLMQTILNISGNAVKFTKEGHITLVASIVKADSLREFRTPEFHPAASDDHFYLKVQVKDTGCGISPQDLPHVFTKFAHPQSGGNRGFNGSGLGLAICKRFVSLMGGHIWIDSEGTGRGCTATFIIKLGVCDNTNTYQQQLIPLVWPGSADSDSSGLKALPDGKGSTSLKSRYQRSV; from the exons ATGGACGGATGCGATTGCATCGAGCCACTATGGCCAACGGACGATCTGCTCGTCAAGTATCAGTACATCTCGGACTTCTTCATAGCCCTCGCGTATTTCTCGATCCCGTTGGAGCTCATCTACTTCGTGAAGAAGTCGTCCTTCTTCCCGTACAGATGGGTCTTGATCCAGTTTGGTGCGTTTATAGTTCTCTGTGGAGCGACCCATCTTATAAACCTGTGGACTTTCACCACGCACACCAAGACTGTTGCTATAGTCATGACCATAGCAAAGGTTTCTACGGCCGTTGTTTCCTGTGCAACAGCTCTGATGCTTGTTCATATTATCCCCGACTTGTTAAGTGTGAAAACAAGGGAGTTGTTCCTGAAGAATAAAGCTGAAGAGCTTGATAGGGAGATGGGATTGATAAGGACGCAGGAGGAGACCGGCAGACATGTTAGGATGCTTACCCATGAAATCAGAAGTACACTTGATAGGCATACAATTTTGAAGACTACTCTTGTTGAGCTAGGAAGGACCTTGGGTCTGGAAGAATGTGCGTTGTGGATGCCATCTAGAAGTGGTTCAAGCCTTCAACTTTCACATACATTGCGCCACCAGATTACTGTGGGGTCATCTGTACCAATTAATCTTCCTGTCGTCAATCAAGTGTTCAGTAGCAACCGAGCAATCATTATACCCCACACATCTCCTTTGGCACGGATTCGACCACTTGCAGGGCGATATGTTCCGCCAGAAGTGGCTGCCGTGCGCGTACCTCTTCTGCATCTTTCAAACTTCCAAATAAATGATTGGCCAGAGCTTTCAGCAAAAAGCTTTGCAATCATGGTTTTGATGCTTCCATCTGACAGTGCAAGGAAATGGCATGTGCATGAATTGGAGCTTGTTGAGGTCGTTGCTGATCAG GTAGCAGTTGCACTATCTCATGCGGCTATTCTTGAAGAGTCCATGCGAGCACGTGATTTACTAATGGAGCAGAATGTTGCCCTGGATTTAGCTAGAAGAGAAGCTGAGATGGCCATCCGTGCTCGCAATGATTTCCTAGCTGTTATGAATCACGAAATGAGAACACCCATGAATGCAATAATAGCCCTTTCCTCCTTGCTTTTAGAAACTGAGCTTACTCCTGAGCAGCGGTTAATGGTGGAAACTGTACTGAAAAGCAGCAATCTGTTAGCAACACTCATTAATGACGTGCTGGATCTTTCCAAACTCGAAGATGGAAGCCTTGAATTGGAAATTAAAGCATTCAATCTCCATGCTGTTTTCAAAGAA GTGATGAGTTTCATCAAACCAATTGCATCTATCAAGAGGCTATCTGTATCAGTTATGTTGGCACCAGATTTGCCGTTAAGTGCCATTGGTGATGAAAAGAGGCTCATGCAAACTATTCTGAACATATCTGGCAATGCTGTTAAATTTACCAAGGAGGGACACATCACCCTTGTAGCTTCCATTGTGAAGGCTGACTCTTTGAGAGAGTTTAGAACCCCAGAATTTCATCCGGCTGCAAGTGATGACCACTTCTATTTGAAAGTTCAG GTAAAAGATACAGGCTGTGGTATTAGTCCTCAGGATCTACCTCATGTATTTACAAAGTTTGCTCATCCTCAAAGTGGAGGAAACCGAGGGTTCAATGGTAGTGGTCTTGGCCTTGCTATATGCAAGAG GTTTGTTAGTCTCATGGGAGGGCACATCTGGATCGACAGcgaaggaacaggaagaggttGCACCGCGACGTTCATCATCAAGCTCGGCGTGTGCGACAACACGAACACCTACCAGCAACAGCTGATCCCTCTAGTCTGGCCAGGCAGTGCAGACTCCGATTCGTCTGGTCTAAAAGCGCTCCCCGATGGGAAAGGATCCACCTCCCTGAAATCTCGGTACCAAAGAAGCGTATGA
- the LOC112874487 gene encoding probable ethylene response sensor 1 isoform X2, whose amino-acid sequence MDGCDCIEPLWPTDDLLVKYQYISDFFIALAYFSIPLELIYFVKKSSFFPYRWVLIQFGAFIVLCGATHLINLWTFTTHTKTVAIVMTIAKVSTAVVSCATALMLVHIIPDLLSVKTRELFLKNKAEELDREMGLIRTQEETGRHVRMLTHEIRSTLDRHTILKTTLVELGRTLGLEECALWMPSRSGSSLQLSHTLRHQITVGSSVPINLPVVNQVFSSNRAIIIPHTSPLARIRPLAGRYVPPEVAAVRVPLLHLSNFQINDWPELSAKSFAIMVLMLPSDSARKWHVHELELVEVVADQVAVALSHAAILEESMRARDLLMEQNVALDLARREAEMAIRARNDFLAVMNHEMRTPMNAIIALSSLLLETELTPEQRLMVETVLKSSNLLATLINDVLDLSKLEDGSLELEIKAFNLHAVFKEVMSFIKPIASIKRLSVSVMLAPDLPLSAIGDEKRLMQTILNISGNAVKFTKEGHITLVASIVKADSLREFRTPEFHPAASDDHFYLKVQVKDTGCGISPQDLPHVFTKFAHPQSGGNRGFNGSGLGLAICKRFVSLMGGHIWIDSEGTGRGCTATFIIKLGVCDNTNTYQQQLIPLVWPGSADSDSSGLKALPDGKGSTSLKSRHIMYK is encoded by the exons ATGGACGGATGCGATTGCATCGAGCCACTATGGCCAACGGACGATCTGCTCGTCAAGTATCAGTACATCTCGGACTTCTTCATAGCCCTCGCGTATTTCTCGATCCCGTTGGAGCTCATCTACTTCGTGAAGAAGTCGTCCTTCTTCCCGTACAGATGGGTCTTGATCCAGTTTGGTGCGTTTATAGTTCTCTGTGGAGCGACCCATCTTATAAACCTGTGGACTTTCACCACGCACACCAAGACTGTTGCTATAGTCATGACCATAGCAAAGGTTTCTACGGCCGTTGTTTCCTGTGCAACAGCTCTGATGCTTGTTCATATTATCCCCGACTTGTTAAGTGTGAAAACAAGGGAGTTGTTCCTGAAGAATAAAGCTGAAGAGCTTGATAGGGAGATGGGATTGATAAGGACGCAGGAGGAGACCGGCAGACATGTTAGGATGCTTACCCATGAAATCAGAAGTACACTTGATAGGCATACAATTTTGAAGACTACTCTTGTTGAGCTAGGAAGGACCTTGGGTCTGGAAGAATGTGCGTTGTGGATGCCATCTAGAAGTGGTTCAAGCCTTCAACTTTCACATACATTGCGCCACCAGATTACTGTGGGGTCATCTGTACCAATTAATCTTCCTGTCGTCAATCAAGTGTTCAGTAGCAACCGAGCAATCATTATACCCCACACATCTCCTTTGGCACGGATTCGACCACTTGCAGGGCGATATGTTCCGCCAGAAGTGGCTGCCGTGCGCGTACCTCTTCTGCATCTTTCAAACTTCCAAATAAATGATTGGCCAGAGCTTTCAGCAAAAAGCTTTGCAATCATGGTTTTGATGCTTCCATCTGACAGTGCAAGGAAATGGCATGTGCATGAATTGGAGCTTGTTGAGGTCGTTGCTGATCAG GTAGCAGTTGCACTATCTCATGCGGCTATTCTTGAAGAGTCCATGCGAGCACGTGATTTACTAATGGAGCAGAATGTTGCCCTGGATTTAGCTAGAAGAGAAGCTGAGATGGCCATCCGTGCTCGCAATGATTTCCTAGCTGTTATGAATCACGAAATGAGAACACCCATGAATGCAATAATAGCCCTTTCCTCCTTGCTTTTAGAAACTGAGCTTACTCCTGAGCAGCGGTTAATGGTGGAAACTGTACTGAAAAGCAGCAATCTGTTAGCAACACTCATTAATGACGTGCTGGATCTTTCCAAACTCGAAGATGGAAGCCTTGAATTGGAAATTAAAGCATTCAATCTCCATGCTGTTTTCAAAGAA GTGATGAGTTTCATCAAACCAATTGCATCTATCAAGAGGCTATCTGTATCAGTTATGTTGGCACCAGATTTGCCGTTAAGTGCCATTGGTGATGAAAAGAGGCTCATGCAAACTATTCTGAACATATCTGGCAATGCTGTTAAATTTACCAAGGAGGGACACATCACCCTTGTAGCTTCCATTGTGAAGGCTGACTCTTTGAGAGAGTTTAGAACCCCAGAATTTCATCCGGCTGCAAGTGATGACCACTTCTATTTGAAAGTTCAG GTAAAAGATACAGGCTGTGGTATTAGTCCTCAGGATCTACCTCATGTATTTACAAAGTTTGCTCATCCTCAAAGTGGAGGAAACCGAGGGTTCAATGGTAGTGGTCTTGGCCTTGCTATATGCAAGAG GTTTGTTAGTCTCATGGGAGGGCACATCTGGATCGACAGcgaaggaacaggaagaggttGCACCGCGACGTTCATCATCAAGCTCGGCGTGTGCGACAACACGAACACCTACCAGCAACAGCTGATCCCTCTAGTCTGGCCAGGCAGTGCAGACTCCGATTCGTCTGGTCTAAAAGCGCTCCCCGATGGGAAAGGATCCACCTCCCTGAAATCTCG GCATATAATGTACAAATAA
- the LOC112874471 gene encoding uncharacterized protein LOC112874471, whose product MALSSAAHKIPLEVAHTLVEIAEVARYAYHHRPGYHVAQDGDLITPPPGADGGGGASEEAARLREENAMLRARLADDLALLRELHGAPCVSKECPPDLYNRLLAAVNNASFLAHIEKLQDESARQHAELSSGNMTEVDVGDIPDKMGDGKKGSWVLVACDTAGAHLEEISGIDDENYVIINEDDIVDGLATFVARCILEDPKSKSLSPAQLQKAVAKALDSMKARWRWSTFWEAGQIIYILTTWGITLAGLYKSRHVLKVAAKGAAASARFVMKAL is encoded by the exons ATGGCGCTGTCCTCAGCGGCACACAAGATCCCGCTGGAGGTCGCGCACACTCTCGTAGAGATCGCCGAGGTCGCGCGCTACGCCTACCATCACCGCCCTGGCTACCATGTGGCCCAAGACGGCGACCTGATCACACCGCCCCCGGGCGCTgatggcggcgggggcgccAGTGAGGAGGCCGCACGGCTAAGGGAGGAGAACGCCATGCTCCGCGCCCGACTCGCCGACGACCTCGCGCTCCTCCGCGAGCTCCACGGCGCGCCCTGCGTCTCCAAGGAGTGCCCTCCTGAT CTGTACAATCGACTTCTGGCGGCAGTTAACAATGCTAGCTTCCTTGCTCACATCGAGAAATTACAGGATGAATCAGCACGTCAACATGCTGAACTATCTTCTGGCAACATGACAG AGGTAGACGTTGGAGATATTCCAGACAAAATGGGTGATGGGAAGAAAGGATCATGGGTCTTGGTTGCTTGTGATACTGCTGGGGCTCATTTGGAGGAAATTAGTGGGATTGATGATGAGAATTATGTTATTATCAATGAAGACGACATAGTCGATGGTCTTGCCACCTTTGTTGCTAGGTGCATTCTTGAAGATCCAAAGTCCAAG TCATTATCGCCAGCGCAGCTCCAAAAGG CTGTTGCTAAGGCACTAGATAGCATGAAAGCTCGGTGGAGGTGGTCAACCTTTTGGGAGGCTGGACAAATTATTTATATCTTGACTACTTGGGGAATTACACTAGCAGG ATTGTACAAGAGTCGTCATGTCCTGAAAGTGGCAGCAAAGGGTGCTGCTGCGTCTGCCAGATTTGTTATGAAGGCACTGTGA
- the LOC112874473 gene encoding uncharacterized protein C6G9.01c, giving the protein MATKSHKKKKTSTPNPPLDPKCPSSDKKSKPPKPTEEQPEQAAASDKKPKKQKARDEIDEIFSAAKLGKKRKQPQEEGKAAKKPKDKTEGVKKKNKSKTPGSKGKGRVPSDDDDEEVEEKRPRRRTADGLAIYSADELGFGKADAGGTPLCPFDCDCCF; this is encoded by the coding sequence ATGGCCACTAAATCccacaagaagaagaagacttcTACCCCAAATCCGCCTCTCGATCCCAAGTGCCCCTCCTCCGACAAGAAATCCAAGCCCCCGAAGCCCACCGAGGAGCAGccggagcaggcggcggcgtcggACAAGAAGCCCAAGAAGCAGAAGGCGAGAGACGAGATCGACGAGATCTTCAGCGCCGCCAAGCTTGGCAAGAAGCGGAAGCAGCCGCAGGAAGAGGGCAAGGCGGCCAAGAAGCCCAAGGATAAGACTGAGGGGGTCAAGAAGAAGAATAAGAGCAAGACGCCGGGAAGTAAAGGTAAGGGTCGGGTGCCGagtgacgacgacgacgaggaggtcgAGGAGAAGCGGCCGCGGCGCCGTACGGCGGACGGGCTCGCCATATACTCCGCCGATGAGCTCGGGTTCGGCAAGGCCGACGCCGGCGGCACCCCGCTCTGTCCATTCGACTGCGACTGCTGCTTCTGA
- the LOC112874472 gene encoding elongation of fatty acids protein 3-like, which produces MAALLLSRARWLLVEHPAVASFRWQPDRTLGATPSFAAAVICGYLAAVLVLHRLVLPHLPPLPPRALRLASAAHNAVLLSLSAAMAAGCALSTAATAPPPRWAWPFCFPPGGATEASGPVFFWAHVFYLSKVYELGDTLLILLGRRPLTLLHVYHHAVVIAMCYLWLATRQSLMPIALVTNAGVHVVMYSYYLCCSVGLRWPKRLKRAVTELQIVQFLFSFAASVVMLWLHFTAGGCEGMAGWVFNAVFNASLLALFLDFHGAAYKAAKGNKGKSE; this is translated from the coding sequence atggcggcgctgctgctgaGCCGGGCGCGGTGGCTCCTGGTGGAGCACCCGGCGGTGGCGTCCTTCCGCTGGCAGCCGGACCGCACGCTCGGCGCTACCCCGTCCTTCGCGGCCGCCGTCATCTGCGGCTACCTCGCCGCGGTGCTCGTCCTGCACCGCCTCGTCCTTCCGCAtctcccgccgctgccgccgcgggCGCTGCGCTTGGCCTCCGCGGCCCACAACGCGGTCCTCCTCTCGCTctccgccgccatggccgccgggTGCGCGCTCTCCACGGCCgccacggcgccgccgccgcggtgggCGTGGCCGTTCTGCTTCCCCCCGGGCGGCGCCACGGAGGCGTCGGGCCCCGTCTTCTTCTGGGCGCACGTGTTCTACCTCTCCAAGGTGTACGAGCTCGGCGACACGCTGCTTATCCtgctcggccgccgcccgctcacGCTGCTCCACGTCTACCACCACGCCGTCGTCATCGCCATGTGCTATCTCTGGCTCGCCACGCGCCAGTCCCTGATGCCCATCGCGCTCGTCACCAACGCCGGCGTGCACGTCGTCATGTACTCCTACTACCTCTGCTGCAGCGTCGGGCTGCGCTGGCCGAAGCGGCTGAAGCGCGCCGTCACGGAGCTGCAGATCGTGCAGTTCCTCTTCAGCTTCGCGGCCTCCGTGGTCATGCTGTGGCTCCACTTCACCGCCGGCGGGTGCGAGGGGATGGCCGGGTGGGTGTTCAACGCCGTCTTCAACGCGTCGCTGCTCGCGCTCTTCCTCGACTTCCATGGCGCCGCCTACAAAGCCGCCAAGGGCAACAAGGGCAAATCAGAATGA